Below is a window of Lytechinus variegatus isolate NC3 chromosome 4, Lvar_3.0, whole genome shotgun sequence DNA.
AAGAaagtatatgtttttttttctttactaagggaacatttctttttacttcatttcttattattctTCTCCAGAAGcttcaaaacaaaattgaataaatccTCTCTTCTCTACTGAAATCGCAACATTTTGATTCGTCAATGCAATTCTGAATGtgcttttgaaaacaaggtttaCTGCACGGGATTCATCAAAGCCAAAGGAATTAATGGGTACAGTCATGAATTAGTTCAGAGAGTGGCTGGGGATTATTGTAAACAGTTCAGAAAGTTTCTGACAATAATGTCAATTACACTCTCTATTATAAAATGTTCTTTTTACAGACTCAAAGGAATCCAACAAACACTGGAGAATTCTCAGAGCAAGATCGTAGTCGTAAAAGACATGGCATCTGGTATCCATGGTCATTTCAACTTTATCCCTACCGGATTCCGTCACGTATTCCTCATCAGGGATCCGAGACAGGTGTTCCCTTCTCTCCGGAAACTGTTCGTTGGTTTCCTCAAACTTGACGAAGAGGCCATGGCTAAAGCGGACATTCAGAAGTTCCACCCTTTCTACACTGCGCATCACTGGTTTGGAGAGCTTTACGACTTGTGGAAGCACGTGCGGTCGACCTTCGACCCAAACCCCTTGATCCTGGACACCGCAGATCTCTTGCGCCATCCAGAACCATGCTTGAGGAAGATCTGTGTGGCGATTAATTGGCGTTGAATACCAGGATGGTCTTCTCGAGTGGAGTGCATCACCGGATGTAGTTGGGAGGTGGAAGAACGGGGTTTCAGAGTCACTCAGTGCCGATAATGTGCGACAAACGATTGGTTTGAAGCGGGCGTTTGAGTGCAGTCATTTCGCCCCTCCAGCTACCACAAAGCCTCCTAGTGCGCCCTCTACGTTTACCCCAGACTGCATCCGGATAATCAAGGAATGCGAGGGATGGTACAGGGAGATGTATCAACATCGGTTCGTACCAACTTCTGACTGAGCAACCAGTTAAAATGTATGCCTATGTACAAAAACTCTCCTCCAGCTACCACAGAGCCTCCTAGTGCGCCCTCTACGTTTACCCCAGACTGCTTCCGGATAATCAAGGAATGCGAGGGATGGTACAGGGAGATGTATCAACATAGGTTCGTACCAACTTCTGATTGAGCAACCAGTTAAAATGTATGCCTATGTACAAAAACTCTCCTCCAGCTACCACAGAGCCTCCTAGTGCGCCCTCTACGTTTACCCCAGACTGCTTCCGGATAATCAAGGAATGCGAGGGATGGTACAAGGAGATGTATCAACATAGGTTCGTACCAACTTCTGAATGAGCCACCAGTTAAAATGTATGCCTACGTACAAAATATCTTTGCGGGGGTATATTGTTactaatatttgttttcaagataataagtttgatttatttagtaggGTTTTTGTAAAATGATTTGGACAACGCCCGGATTCCCGAAAGTCTACTCGGTATGGAGTGACAACATATAGAAATTACCAGTTACCTAATATTATTGTATCAAGAATGTACTAATGTACCAATGAATGAATGCGCTCTTTTTACTtgacataaacataaaaaaggaTAGTCATACAAAATGATACAGTGGAGATCTTAGTCGATTCTGGTCGAAACACAAATACAGAGATAGATCGCGGAGTTTCTCCCGGAATGGATATTAAACACCGGTCGATTATATTCAATGCTATGTTGATCCGTATAGTCCTGAAATATATGACCCTCTTCGGAATTATAATCCTGTGTCAAATTCCATAATTTCTGTAGGTCTTACGTGGAAAACAAAAGGGTGACACGACATAAATGCTCCTGCGACATATGCTCTGGtcgttcagaataatgtaaagattatAGGGTAAGCGTTTTGTATAGGTAAGGTTTCACGTCTGGGTTAATgagcagattttccatcggagcaatagtcgccggagcaaatgtcatggaaacgATGAAACACCAGAGGGATAAATGATAAAGGTTTGGCTGTTACCAGTTGTAGAACTAGCCGGTATCAAAATTCAGCCATTTCCAAGTTTAAGGGCGATCAATaacccccctctttctcttctctccctctctctctttctctccctctctctccctcacaccTTCCTCTCCAAGATCTAATCATTTGTCTCTCGtcttcccttctctttcttttctcgttatacagtgcgtcccagaataaacgaaaccgagatttagcgatcatttatcataacttaatcataaatagaatagacaaatgacctaccaatttaaagcttagaatctcctctttcatctgatattacttaggttatttcttattcacgcatgagtgagcaaaaacaatttgaagaaaggataccaaaaactcatttggcggggggtatctgggtttcaaagagaaaaccacatttctgaaaagttcaatatctgctctttaatttggtgtctcaattacagaaaatggtcaagaaataaaaaagttctggtcatttgaaataaggcttgtatttccataatttcatgagataaacgagttttcaccggtttcctacagaacaaaagatttaatgcatggccgatcgtcaacaaaacggagtgtcgagtgagtttgaaagccagcctggagaacctcttcagtttatgaaattattgaaattcaagccttatttcaaatgaccagaactttgttatttcttgaccattttctgtaatttaggtatcaaattaaagaggagatattgaaattttcaaaaatgtggttttctttttgaaacccagataccccccgccaaatgagtttttgatatccttccttcaaattgtatttgctcactcatgcgtgaatgaaaatgatctaagtaatatcagatgaaagaggagattctaagctttaaattggtaggtcatttgtctactttatttatgattaagtaatgataaatgatcgctaaatctcggtttgttttttctgggacgcactgtataggggGAGAGAGCAGTGGCccacctaggattttccaaagagggggggggggggcaaattcattcgccaaaaaatttgacaagccaaaaaaaataaaggtcttcaaccacaaataaaggatttcgtaccagaaaacaatttgacaagcaaaaaaaaagtcttcaagttcaaaggagcgggccacttgtggctcgtcagggatcagttgtaaCTCGTCAGGGTGGTAGTCTGCCCCTCTagtatcacaggcctaattcattccccatagactcgtgtgttaaattggcactttaagaaattcataaaaataaggataaaattcgggggtcgaatttttactaccagtggataggatatatatctggcaatccatatctgaccagaaaagtgtccctcgaccggctcattttaaaaataaattggcgtgtttgaagacatcatcgggggagcagattcatcacctcacacagcaaaatagcccttaaccttccgccagtcaaatagtccaaaatttgtgatatttcttcccaatttgggaaaagttcagtaattaccaaaaatagaatcagtgtgagatggacaatcatatgcatacacttagtcaatcagccatatcaaaattaaaaaaaaatagcaatgggttggctcgaatgaatatctctTGCTTTCCCAATGTTAATAGGCCCGTGCAGCCCTCTGCCctcccgtaggtacgctaatggGAGAGAGGGTCTGGAACATATCGTCTGCTCTTTTGCTTTACGTACTTTTTACCTTCCAGCGCTTCcaattttatgtgtatgttaTATTTATGCTGAAGTTATTTAGCCCTGTTATTCTtgtaaataatgttttaatACCCTATACGCATACTTTATGATGATGTTAAATATTAGGTTTTCTATGTTTAATGTATTCCACCACTTTAACAATCTTCGaatttcattattgattggCTTTGTTAAATGTGGTAGTTTTTATTAATTCACAATTAGATTTTGGACGTATTTTCTTGCTTTTGTCCCTTTGTATCTGCCCACTTTACTCACTCTAATGCGAGGTCAGTCTGTAGACCTCACTATTGATTAAATGCTACTCactaatttgttttgttgttttatgaATGAATTTCCTTTAATGTACGACtgtgatgaaattattttttaaacatattaaGTTGATGTCCTTGGGCCTTCGAACCATATTTATAGGTgtcttttttaataaatggaTATACAGattagaggtgttgtggctcatttgataagtctctggactgtgaaccacaaggtccgaggttcaaatcccaccgcagcactagcgtcctttggcaaggcgtttatctacatttgccactctcgacccaggtatagtaaatgggtacccggtaggaagaaattccttgaatgctcgatgcgcccgatcatggtagccgtgctaaagccggggtaatagtatgcagcgctaagaaacatttgtatcaagctctatataaatgttgcatattattgttgttattattaaaaataataataatagtagtaataataataataataatagaaattaaACGTCTCCTCGCTTGAAAGTATTCGCTTTGGGCCTTATATCATGACGTAGACGCATTTATCTAAATAAGACTTCGACCAGTACTGACCAATTTCCAAATAATTTATTATGaagatatcaatatgtttaacGACCTATTACATAATGACCTACATATGGGTAAAGATAActaatttttaatttacctcCCAGGAAATGACCGGAAGACAAAGGCTTCCACCGGATGATGTCTGGAAAGTAGCGTTATGAACTGAAACTTTTTttagggaaggggggggggagtggaaaAGGGTTATTGAACTTTCTCCAGAGATGTAGAGTGGTCACTTTAGGGGGTAGCACGAAAAAAACCCCGGGCGGGAGTGGAAAGGGAAGTGAAAGTAAGTGAAAGCGAGAGATAAttaaaaggaagggaaaagagggaaagacagagagagaaaaggaaaagaagggaaaggaaagTCTATACTGGTTCACATTCTTTACAAACATTGCAATCATGTCAATTTAATACCATCATCCTCACTCTGTACTCTTATGTTCGATTGTTATGTAAATTGTATGTCAGTTGTTGATAAAGGGGTGAAAAAACCCTCATATCtagcaaaatgaaaacaattgtgATATTGACTACGATATTGATAAACAGTTCCAGTTTTATATGAACTTTCAGATTGCAAAGCAAAATTGTTGCTACTGTACTACAGCACTAATAGGTTCGGGAAGTTTACCCATGATACTCACTAAATTAATGGCATAACCCTTTTCAATATTAAATCTGaggaatctgatttttttttatttctttggaATGTTATGCAGGAGCTCTTAAGACTTCAACTTCCAAGCATTTTTACTATTGAACAATTTCCACCATTCAAAGTTGTTGCTTCCTCAACGTGTACATTCCTCTATATCAATGTCGGCTTTGAAAGAAAATTCACAGCGCCATCTTCTTTCGGAAATGGGATAGTGTATACTTGTCTGAAAAAGTTTTTCATGACAATCGTGTCAACAGTCAAATGTTCTTTGCCTGgattatatctttattttttcatctttgtttgaaagaaagtaattgaaaatgaactaCTGATAGCGGTTAATGATAGCATGTAAGAATTAAAATcaccaatcaaatcaaattcactcGATTGAAAAGAGTCGAGGAAGCACAgtttaaaaacacaaataaaaatcaaatacgTGCAGTGGAATGTTTTTTTGAGAGGTTGAAC
It encodes the following:
- the LOC121413116 gene encoding uncharacterized protein LOC121413116, with translation MAGIPDSANSEAGHRLMIWCVPRSGSTALLKCISFLQVPTATKDSSDGVATSSHEKEADADSKSGTEAWFEPYNMSRYVRMANRKVHKEELPPELDGNEEKYHGALKAMNSMFQMVPGGVKNPNLYLISLKGIQQTLENSQSKIVVVKDMASGIHGHFNFIPTGFRHVFLIRDPRQVFPSLRKLFVGFLKLDEEAMAKADIQKFHPFYTAHHWFGELYDLWKHVRSTFDPNPLILDTADLLRHPEPCLRKICVAINWR